The DNA segment GCTTCACTATATAGTTTGAGACCTTGGCCTGAACTGCCTCAATGATATTTTCCTGCTGAGCTTCTGCGGTGACCATCAAGAAGGGAATATCTGCATATTCTTCGCTTGCTCGAACCTTGCGCAGAAGGTCAATGCCAGACATCGTAGGCATATTCCAATCAGAAACAATGAAGTCAATGTTATCTTTGTTGAGAACTTCCCAAGCAGTGGAGCCGTCGTCAGCTTCGACTATATTGGTAAAACCAAGCTGGCGCAGAATGTTTTTCACGATCTTGCGCATAGTGGAAAAGTCGTCGACAACAAGAACGCGCATGCTTTTATCATAGCTCATGGGGTGTCTCCTTTGTGCATAGCCTACTCGTTTTCGTAACGAGCTCTGAACGTTTTTCTCAATTTTATCAAGGCTTGGGAATGAAGTTGTGAAACACGGCCCTCTGTTATATCCATAACTTCCGCAGTTTCTTTCATATTCAATTCCTCGCCGTAGTATAAAGATATGACCAATTTTTCCCTTGGCGTC comes from the Pseudodesulfovibrio piezophilus C1TLV30 genome and includes:
- a CDS encoding chemotaxis response regulator CheY; this translates as MSYDKSMRVLVVDDFSTMRKIVKNILRQLGFTNIVEADDGSTAWEVLNKDNIDFIVSDWNMPTMSGIDLLRKVRASEEYADIPFLMVTAEAQQENIIEAVQAKVSNYIVKPFTPETLGQKIDKIFA